The Nitrospira sp. KM1 genome includes a window with the following:
- a CDS encoding cell division protein FtsQ/DivIB, whose translation MWSPFRKRRQAKIEVRTNRWKGSRAAQAAEEHQQLKRSKRLATCRRMARGFAWGAASAGMIWMGIVGIRETGPMIQRGLEIREFHIEGVHHVTAQEIVDRLSLKKGIALHQVNLSYLAERLQALPWIKEATIERRPLHELRISVVERTPAAIIKVGVEHFLVDQEGVMLNRLGAHDELALPLLTGREARSALRGDVRARRTVEASVELAKVMANTVDGRVEIDLSDPAGPVVSTKGTRFQFAAHALVDQWNRFKTVKSVSRLGASDGKRHEGGEVDLRYDNRVIVRERG comes from the coding sequence GTGTGGTCTCCATTTCGGAAACGGCGTCAAGCAAAGATCGAGGTCCGCACCAATCGATGGAAAGGGTCTCGGGCGGCCCAAGCTGCCGAAGAACATCAGCAGCTGAAACGATCGAAACGGTTGGCGACCTGCCGGCGCATGGCCCGCGGATTCGCGTGGGGAGCGGCATCGGCGGGAATGATATGGATGGGAATTGTTGGCATTCGAGAAACAGGGCCGATGATTCAACGAGGTTTGGAGATCAGAGAATTTCATATAGAAGGCGTGCACCATGTGACGGCCCAGGAAATTGTCGACCGATTGTCGCTGAAGAAGGGGATCGCGCTCCATCAAGTGAACCTCTCATATCTCGCCGAGCGGTTGCAGGCTCTGCCATGGATCAAAGAGGCGACGATTGAAAGGCGGCCGCTGCATGAATTGCGTATCAGCGTCGTGGAGCGCACTCCCGCCGCCATCATCAAAGTGGGCGTTGAGCATTTCCTGGTCGATCAAGAAGGTGTGATGTTGAACCGGCTGGGGGCTCACGACGAATTGGCACTGCCTCTCCTGACCGGCCGTGAGGCACGGTCTGCGCTGCGCGGCGATGTGCGAGCCAGGAGAACAGTAGAAGCCTCCGTTGAATTGGCCAAAGTCATGGCGAATACCGTGGATGGGCGAGTGGAAATTGATCTCTCTGATCCGGCCGGGCCCGTTGTTTCCACCAAGGGTACGCGGTTCCAATTTGCAGCCCATGCTCTCGTTGACCAATGGAACAGATTTAAAACGGTGAAGTCCGTATCCAGGCTTGGAGCTTCGGATGGCAAACGGCATGAGGGCGGCGAAGTGGATTTGCGATACGACAATCGCGTCATCGTCCGGGAAAGGGGGTAG